A single genomic interval of Epinephelus fuscoguttatus linkage group LG22, E.fuscoguttatus.final_Chr_v1 harbors:
- the LOC125883137 gene encoding zinc finger protein 436-like, whose product MAWKRSGLGPRLPPASLHLLVPPVRLMSAFLWQVVETHSVVQYGKLADFISLAAEIVPELLSLSQRAEVILGLRARLVLELCRGDGVANLQTIQTQLDKIHTCSAELSSTNQMANSDILKTSYTNFASLVQNLLNVPSEKEIFFQEVFPANYGSSYDERLQQLVSEFLSRFEQLLPEPDLQQTAAWLTETTSVSEQFGLHLSKPFALQTLLLHHRQLGTLSSAPSSSKDEILLSTLALPAQTGVERLPETYSEDDDYDNEEEILALEDLDEDSSQSSDETADDWLPKKESGPMSRLFICPQCTFAHRLKRTVQEHIQSEHHIRAPIQKKLSMKKARAKTQQKSKDLNGEKKKVEGNSEKKRKPKQDGVEKMRECKQKKDNLENKVRRRRKEPTGEDKRFLSMRPVNKNFTEEETKCLKCEKVFELPNQLKAHMKLHVFPYCCIQCEKGFTSPSGYYQHQRLHKRGRIFTCSQCNKGFLCNYSLKQHERLHEGPSSLCTICGKSFSKSGITRHMQMHKGEKNYLCTTCGKSFLSSGELLLHNRIHTGEMPYTCTHCGKGFSCKSHLIVHTRSHTGERPYLCSECPKRFLTLNCLKRHTLSHNGVKPFKCPNCEREFSQQGNLKRHLATHKHVMCSH is encoded by the exons ATGGCGTGGAAACGCAGTGGTTTGG GCCCCCGTCTTCCTCCGGCCTCCTTACATCTCCTCGTCCCGCCAGTGAGACTCATGTCTGCTTTCTTGTGGCAAGTAGTAGAGACGCACAGTGTGGTGCAGTATGGCAAGCTGGCAGACTTCATCAGTTTGGCGGCAGAGATCGTCCCAGAGCTTCTGAGTCTCAGTCAGAGAGCTGAGGTCATCCTGGGCCTGAGAGCGAGG CTGGTTCTGGAGTTATGTCGTGGTGACGGTGTCGCCAATCTGCAGACCATCCAGACCCAGCTGGATAAGATCCACACCTGCAGCGCCGAACTGAGCTCCACTAATCAGATG GCCAACAGTGATATATTGAAGACCTCTTACACCAACTTTGCCAGCCTTGTTCAGAACCTTTTGAATGTTCCTTCTGAAAAGGAGATCTTCTTTCAA GAGGTTTTTCCTGCAAACTACGGCTCCAGCTATGACGAAAGACTGCAGCAGCTGGTGTCTGAGTTCCTGTCCAGGTTTGAGCAGCTGCTGCCTGAACCAGACCTGCAACAG ACAGCAGCATGGCTCACTGAAACGACATCTGTGTCGGAACAATTTGGACTGCATCTGTCTAAACCCTTTGCTCTGCAGACTCTGCTGCTTCATCACAGACAGTTGGGGACTCTAAGCTCCG CTCCTTCCAGCAGCAAGGATGAAATCCTTTTGTCCACTCTGGCTCTGCCCGCTCAAACTGGAGTGGAGAGGCTACCTGAGACttacagtgaggatgatgattaTGACAATGAAGAAGAGATCCTGGCATTGGAAGATTTAGACGAAGACTCGAGTCAAAGCTCAGACGAAACTGCAGATGATTGGTTACCAAAAAAGGAATCAG GTCCTATGTCGCGTTTATTCATCTGCCCTCAGTGTACATTCGCTCATCGCCTAAAGAGAACGGTCCAAGAGCACATCCAGAGTGAGCACCACATAAGAGCTCCCATTCAGAAAAAACTGTCCATGAAGAAAGCCAGAGCAAAGACTCAGCAGAAAAGTAAAGACTTGAATGGCGAAAAGAAGAAAGTAGAAGGCAACTCTGAGAAAAAGAGGAAACCCAAACAAGACGGTGTTGAGAAAATGCGGGAATGTAAGCAGAAGAAGGACAACTTAGAAAACAAGGTACGACGTAGGCGTAAAGAGCCCACAGGGGAAGACAAAAGGTTTCTGAGCATGCGACCTGTCAACAAAAACTTCACAGAGGAAGAAACCAAATGTCTGAAGTGTGAAAAGGTTTTTGAACTTCCAAATCAGCTTAAGGCTCACATGAAGCTCCATGTCTTCCCGTACTGCTGCATCCAATGTGAGAAGGGATTCACCAGCCCGTCAGGTTATTATCAGCACCAGAGACTCCATAAGAGAGGACGGATATTCACCTGCAGCCAGTGCAACAAGGGATTTCTGTGCAACTATTCGCTCAAGCAACACGAACGCCTGCATGAAGGCCCGTCCAGCCTGTGTACGATCTGCGGGAAAAGCTTCAGCAAATCAGGAATTACAAGACACATGCAGATGCACAAAGGCGAGAAGAATTACTTGTGCACCACATGCGGAAAGTCGTTTTTGTCCTCCggggagctgctgctgcacaatCGGATCCACACGGGCGAGATGCCGtacacctgcacacactgcgGAAAGGGTTTCTCCTGCAAGAGTCACCTGATCGTCCACACGCGCTCTCATACAGGGGAGCGTCCGTACCTGTGCTCCGAGTGCCCGAAGCGTTTCCTCACACTGAACTGCCTGAAGAGACACACACTCAGCCACAACGGGGTGAAACCGTTTAAGTGTCCAAACTGTGAGAGAGAATTCTCGCAGCAGGGGAATCTGAAAAGACACCTGGCAACTCATAAACACGTAATGTGCAGTCACTAG